Part of the Oscillibacter hominis genome is shown below.
GAGCTCCGGCGCATCCAACACCTGCTCCAATGCAGAAATTTTATAGTTAAGCTGGGGCATGGTAGGCAGGAAACCGAGAGATTTCAGCAGCGGCATACCAATACTTAAAGAAAGACACAGTACCAAGATCAAATTAGGCAGAGTAGACCAGCCAGAGAGAACGAACCATGCGCCAACAGGCAAAGTCAGAATAATGGTGCATGGAAGCAGACTGCTGTAAATTGCCATCCACGGCCACGCCGCCTTGTACCACGCCAGAGTATAGTCCCGATAATCTGATACATCTTTGCGGAACCGCTCATAGGAATCTGCGTCCTTATTGAATACCTTAACAACTTCCATACCGTTAATGTACTCAATAATGGTATTGTTCATCTTTTGTCCGGCCATGTAGTAAGGCCCCATTTTCTTCATGCCAACGGAATACATCGTCATCATGGCAATCAGACTGATCGGAATGGATGCCAGCGACAGAAGCGCCAGTTTCCAATCCACAAAGAACATTGCCACATAAACCGCAATAGGGATCATCAGGTTTGCAATTCCCTCCGGCATGGAGTGAGCCAGCAAAACTTCCAGACTGTCTACATCATCCACGAACAGCTTTTTGACTGTGCCGGTGCCTTTATCCTGAATGACACCGAGGGGCAGCTTTTCAAACCGTTTTTGAAGTGCCGTCCGCAGACGGAGCAGCGTGTCGTAAGCGGCTTTGTGAGAAAGATTCAGTCCCCAGCCATAGAAAAGGGCTTGCAGAACCAGACACGCCAAGACAAGAACCACACGCAAAATGATAAAGGATGCTTCAATAGATTCACCCATGACCAGCGGCGCGATCACCTGATAAGCCAGCACAAAGGGCAAGACACCCATCAGGACGCTGACCAGCACGATGGCCGTTGCTGCATAAAGCCCCTTCTTATGAGGCCCTGCATACTCAAATACTTTTTGAAACATAATTCCAACCTCCTATCAGGTAAAATATTTTTCGGACAGCGTTTTCAAAATTTCTGGTGAAAGCCTTTGATTTTGAATAGCCCCGTCATCATCCAACTGAACCACCTCCGTACAGGTACGGACAATAAACTCAAAATCGTGGGACACCACAAACACGATCACACCAGAGCTTGAAAGCTGTTCGATCAGTTTGCTGACACGCACCATAGAATCATAGTCCAAACCACTGGTAGGCTCGTCAAAGTAGATTACCGGGCTGCCCTTTACGATTGCCGCACCGATAGTAACCCGTTGCTTTTGACCTCCTGAAAGGGATGCCGGATGCCGTTCCCGGTAATCTGATAGTTCCAGTGCTTTCAGTGTTTCATCCACTTTTTCTTTGCAATCGTCCCTCATTCCAAGGGATAGTTCTTCCTCCACGCTGCTGGCAAAAAGCTGATAATCCGTATCTTGCATGACAAGATAGGAAAGTGACCGCCGCTGGCGTGGTGTAAGTTTTTTTCCGTCAAAGCAGACCTCGCCGCGCTGCTGCTTTAGCAAACCCGTTAAAATAGATAAGAGGGTTGTTTTTCCAGCCCCGTTATGGCCCAGAATACCGATCACATCTCCTGCATGAGCTTCAAAGCTGACATTTTGAAAAATATCCGGCCCCTTCTTGTAGGCAAAGCCTAAATTGTGAACATTCAGCCGATGTGTCTCATCCTTTGTGTGCGGCCTTTCCTGATAATGTTCTGCATCGCGTTCCGGGTATGCTGTCCGCAGACCATAAGAAATTCGTGTTTCTTCGGGCAAAGAGCAAAACTGTTCCCCTGTGAACTCATGCTCAATTTTTCCGTTCTGAATCAAAAAGGCTCTATCAATCAGATCGCGCAAATAATAAAAACGATGCTCTACCACAAAAATTGTGTATCCAGCGTGTTTCAGTTTTCCCATAATTTCTGCCAACCGTTTGGTAGCGGCATAGTCCAGATTTGCCGATGGTTCATCAAAAATATATACTTTTGGCCCCAGTGCATAGACAGAACCGATTGCGATCTGTTGCTTCTCCCCGCTGGATAATGCAAAGATACTTCTGTTCAAGTAGTTTACCAATTCCAACTCTTTCGCCGCTTTTGCAATGCGATCAATCGTTTCCTCGCGGGGTAGTCCGAGATTTTCGCAGCCGAAAGCCAGTTCCCGCGTGGTATCCGTCATAAAGAATTGAGAGCGTGGGTCTTGGAATACCGTTCCAACCTGTCCGGCTAATTCAGACGGCTTCATTTCCAGCAGCGAATGACCATCCATGAGCAGATCGCCTTGGATTTCTCCGGGATAAAAGTGCGGAATCAGACCGTTGAGTGAGCGGATCAGGGTTGTTTTGCCGCAGCCGCTTCGCCCTGTCAGAAGAATGAACTCACCCGTCTGTACGGTCATATCAATTCCACGGAGGGTGAAGTCTTTGCTTTCTTCATAACGAAAGCTAAAATTCAGAAATGAGATCATCGTCATACCCTCCACAAAATGATTTCCCCGATTTTAGTCTGATCGATAAAAAGCAAACCGACCAAAAAGAGGATACCAAACAGCGATACCACGATTTCCGGCCACGAAAAACGGATTGGCCGCAGCGCGTATCGTTTGCACTCCAACTCCAGACCGCGTGTTGTGCCGGATGCTGCCAGTTCATCAGTGACTTTCAAGCACCGCATCAGCAGAGGTATCAAAATATATTCTATGGTTGCTAACGGATGGGATACCCGTTTCCACACGGTATCACTGATACCGCGAATATCCATCGTGCTTCGGATTTGTCGGTATTCAATCCGTAAAGTAGGGATATAGCGGAACATAACAACAAGGGGGATTGTGACTGCCTGGGGCAGCCGCATCCGTTGAAGTGCCACCATTAAGTCATCCATGTATGTAGTTCGCAATATCCAAAGTCCCATCATCATGATAGGGATCAATTTTAAGACCGTCACGCCGAACACGCTCATAATCACACTTAAAACCGGAACTTGGACATAACGGAGCAGGGCATTGAGATAAGCAACAATAATATAGGTCACTATCATTTTGACAGCCCATTTTCCACCGTTACCCAAGGCAATAAACAGCCCATAAACCAGCATGAGCGCGAGACTGACAACTTCTCCGGCCAGAAAATAACTGACAAAACCAATGCAGACCAAAAGAAGTATCTTGCAGCGTGGGTCGAGGAGCGCAGAGCCATGTAGGGGCTGGCGCTCAATTATTTGTTTAATTTGTGCTTCTTCCATTCAAATGTCTCCCTATAAAAATCAAAGCGCGGGACGGTTCTCAGCCCCACGCTCTGAAGTCAGGCAGCCCGCTTGCCTGTATTGCCTGATAAAGTTTCAGGGGGCTGATCCTGTTATTTTACTGAAACAAGTCCAGCTTTGATAAAGTGTTTTTTCAATGCTTTCTGACCGATAAAGCCACCAATCAGACCGCCCACCAATCCGGCAGCAACAATGACTACCAGCATGGGAACGGAAGTAATGCTCAACATTCCCTGAATGTACTCCGGGGCAATATTGTTTTTCTCCATTGCTCCGACAAATGCGCTTTGAAGAAATTTGATGGGGCAGATAGCACTAAAAGCGAAGATAGCACTGAACAGTGCATAGGCTGCCATCATGGACTTCATTGTGATTTCATTCCGGCTCATAACCAGAAAATCGCAAATGATACCGCCAATTACCAAGCCGATAGGAATAAACCAGAAAGCACCAACCAGCAGGAACAGGATGGCCTGAATTGCGGCGCAAATGGTAAACACGCCTTTCTTCGGAACCTTAGCCAGCAGGAGCATCATAACGATGCCATTCGGGATCGCAACAACGGACGGATAAAATACGTTTGTCACCGGGCCAGCCACGCTCATAATGGTGCTGATAACCATGCAGATAATCCACATGAGGGCCGTTAAAACACCGATGAGAATAAAATCTTTCGCATTTAGCTTTTGTTTCATACTCTTATTCCTCCTCACTTTATTTGGAAAATAAAAAATGCGATGTGGTTAATGTTCTCTAACCACATCGCAAATTGTACCAATTTCCGTTGTTACATCCAACCCAAACCCGATTTCATTCTACCCAAAATCGGTATTTTTTAGGTTTAGCCAATCGTATTTTCATCTTTATAGTTCTTAGGTATTACTCCATATTTCTTTTTGAACGCAGCCGCAAAATTGCTTGGTTTTGAATATCCAACCAGCGTTGCAATCTGGCTTACGTTCAAGTCGCTTTCCAAAAGTAGCCCGGCTGCCTTTTCCAGTCTTTGATCTATGATATATGCGTGAACAGATGTCCCAAATAAAGAATTAAATCCCTTTGTCAGTTTGGAAACACTGATATTTACCTTTTTCGCCAGTTCCTCACAACTTGGTGCAAAAGCAAGCTGGCTGTCGATGATCCGTTTTGCTTCAGTAATCGAGTCCCTGTCACTTTTAGAAATACTGATATAGCTTGATGAAAGAATACTAAGTTCCAATACTTCACTCAAATACACGGACAGCAATTCAAAAACCTTACTTTCCAGAAATAAATACCCTAAACCGCCCCGGTATTGCGTAAAATCTTTTACCTCCGCAAAAATGTGCTCCATATACGGGGTAATGTTCACTTTTGAAATGCCAGTCAATAACTTCTTCTCATAAGCATCTATCTCACTATCTTCAAAGTAGTCATTCAAGATTTTGTGAAAATAGGGCATGGGAATTTTTATATTTTTGAAAAGGAAGTCTGTTTTCCCGGAATAACACAGATATTCCATCTTACCATGTCCTCGATAAATACAAGATTCGCCTTTCTGTATGCTGACACTTTGACGTGCATCTGCAATATTCCACGATACGCCATCATTGAAGCAAAATAAAAGTTGAATATAATCTTCGCAGCTTACACCCTGCACATTCATATCAGAAAAATAGTTCATTTTCCAGTCTGATACAACAGCTCCTTGCTTTGTAACAACCTGTGAAATCTGGCCTGTTCCCATATCAGCCGGAATATCTATTGTCACTGTCTGCGGAGAGTTGGAGAGCAGATCATGGTACAGCTTCGTCATGTATTGGTTTGTCATCGTGCGCCCTCCTTTCTGGGTTAGCCAAGGCTAAGCATATAATACTTTATATTTTGATGGCAGTCAAGGTAGGGTCGCCAATTGCTAAAGTGAAATTAAATAGTCAGTAGTATGAAATAGATAGTCGTTCAAATAATATCACATGAAATGTAAAATCATATCAGGTGATGTTATGAAGATAGAACGAGATGAAAGACGCTTTGATTTTCACGATATAGGGCTCGCCATCAAGCGTGCAAGAGAAGCCAGCGGCATGACACAGGAGCAACTGGCCTATATTGTTGACCGCGCTCCGCGTACCATTATGTATAATGAAAATGATGGTCAGCATCCAAGCTTCAACACCTTTTATCAGATGGTCACAATGTTTGATATATCGGTGGATCAATACTTTTACCCGTCCCAGAATAGCGGGAGCGAGTGCAGGAAGCGGATTGATGCCATGTTGAACGCCTTGGACGAAAGAGAATTGAAAATCGTTGAAGCTACAATCCAAGCGATGAAAGCATCGAAAGAAACGGAGGAAACGTAAAAGAAAGCGTAACCTCCGTTTTTTGCGCCATGTTGCGGGTTGCGCGTTTTGGCAAGCAATTCGGGTGTGGCCACACTCCGAAATTTTTGCAGGGCGCAGGGCCCGCAAAAATGCTTGTTGGGGAGCTCCCCAAACCCGCTGTACTTCGGGACAAATTGTCCCAAAGTCCCGGTGCGCTGCACCGTAGTCTGCGGCCCGTCACTATCGTTCCTGTGCCTTATTCTCACGCTCGTCCGTTATGCCGAGCAGATGATCAATGTTCGCTTTTATTGCCACGGCCTCCCGCATTTGCCGCTGGGCATCCCGGTATTCTGCATAAAGCTCTTTCTTTTGTCCCGCCAGCTCACGGCGGGATTTTTTTAGTGCTTCAATCTTAGGGAGCTTTGCGCCGTTCAGTATGGTGTTCATGGTATCCTTTGCCGCCCGGTAAGTGGCAAGCTCCATTTCATGCTGGGCCAGATACTTTTTGCTGTACCGCGCAGCCTTGTACCCATCGAACACCGGGCGGGTCTTGGCATAGTCCACCGTGGCAGCCATCAGCTCCGAGGTTTTGGAAAGGGCCTCCTCCGTTGTGCGGAGCTCGTCAGACAGCTTGTGAAAGTGATCCACAGCAGCCTCGGTGCGGGCCGTCAGCGCCGCATAGTCTGTCAGATGATGCTCCTGCAAATACTGGAGCGCGGCAGCCATATGTTTTAGGTTGTAGACCTTGGCCCATCGTTCATAGGCCGGGCCTTTGCCCTGGGCCATACGCTCTTGAATGTCGATGATAAGATTAACTCGCCGTGGCGGAACCGTGGGCTCCTCTGGTAGTTCAGGGAGCGGACGTTCCCCAGCAATTACCGCCTTGATGTCCTCCGGGTCAAATCCGGCTCCCAGTGTAGAAGCCCGGAGCCGGGTCGGTTTTTCCTGTCCGGGCGCAAGGAATGAGATGACACCGCCGCGCCCCTGTTTTACGGCAAAGCCGGACTCCTCCATGAGACGAAGAAAGTCGGCAAAGTCCGTGGGCTTTTTCTCCAAAGCGGCGAGAACAGCCAGCTGCACCCGCCGCTTGGCAGAGGGCGGCTTTTCCCCGATCCACTGGCCATAGTGAAGAAAGCGGCCCTTGCTGTGCTGGCGCGGGTTTTGGATAACCGACAGCTCATGTTCGATGCACACGCGGTCAGAAAGCCGCCGCAGGGCAAAGGACGAACCAATGAAATTATGAAATTTCCGGGAGCGGTCAAAGGCCGTTGCATTGAAATAAATGTGATTGTGAATATGGGCCTTGTCGGTATGCGTGCAGACGAAGAACTGATACTTTCCCTTTGTCCAGCGCATCGCCGTTTCATAACCGATACGGTTTGCTTCTTCCGCCGTAACCTCCCTGGGCAGAAACGCCTGCCGGATCTGAAAGAACAGTGCCCCGCGAGATACGGCCCGGCCTGTCTCTGCAAGGTATTGACTTTTTACCAGAAGAAACTCGGCGGGAGCCGTGTTCGGATCGCAGAGATAGGAAGATACGGCTCCCAGCTTTTCTGGGTTCAGGCCATAGGTGAAACGATCCTCCATCGTTTGAATTGCACTTTTTCCTGCCGCTGTTTTATAAGGGCGGATGTAGGTGGTCGCCGTAGAAATCCCTCCTTCCGGCAAACAGTATTTTTACTTTGGGACACTTTGTCCCGAAGTAGGAAAAACCGGGGAGCGGTATCAACCACTCCCCGGACGGGTCAGAGCTCTACCAGCGCGGAGAGCTGTTTCAAGAGATCAGACAGCGGCCCCCATAAGGCGGCATAGTCTCGCTGCAAGGTCGCAAGTTCTTCGGGATAAATTGCGCCGTAAGTGTTGGCTTGAATTGCCACTTGGTTCAGATTGTTGGAGCATCGCCGCTGGAGCGAAACCAGCTCACGAACAGGCGAAAGGTCAACATGAAGCACATACCCACTCAGGGCCATTTTTCGCATATAGGCTCCCATGTTACGGATGCCAGCCTCCGCCATACGTTCTTGAATCAGGGCCTGCTCCGCCTCCGACACCATCACATGAAGATGGATCGGACGGCGGCGCTTCTTTGTCATCGCTCCTCACGCTCCCGGCTGCGGCAGGCACGGGGCGGCTCCTTTACCTTATCCAGCGGCTTTTCCTGTTCGTCTGCCGAAATGGGGTGCGGCAAATGAAATTCACGGTGCAGGCGCAGCGCCTCCAGTACAGACAATTTCTGTTCATGTTTCTTTTCCATATACGCTCCTCCTTATCTATCGCCACGGTCGGGCTGCCTGCGCTGGGGAGCCGGAGCCTCCGGGCCGCGATCTGCCTCCGCCAACTTTGCCGCGTTTTTCATCTGCTCGGCAATCGGACGGAGCCTGTCGGGATTATCAGGCGCAGGCCGCAGTTCATAGTCGGATGCCTGCTTTTCCGTCAGCGGACGGGTGTAGGTAAGATAACCCCAAGCCAAGAACGAGCCATTTTCCACCGGGACGCGCTGATCGTAATTGAAAATTTCATCCGGCTTGTTATAGGGCGGCTTCGGAAATGTCCCGATGTCCACAGGCCGCTGGGTCGAATAATACTTGTAAAGGCCGGGAGCCTCGGTCTGCCTGAGCCCCACGTTATAAATACGCTGATAGTCCTGCACCCGGTCTGTGAAATCCTGTTCCATCGCGGTGCGGTCATTTCCATAGTGACCCCATTCGTACTGCCGCTGGCCGTCCTTGTCATCATAGCAGGCCCATGTGACATAGCGGGATGGCGCGGTGGGATGTTCGCCCAATGCAAATCCCCGTCCATTTTCCAGCATGACCGCCTTCAAAATAGCATAACCTTGATTTTTGTCCATAGTACACCTCCCATCATCGAGACATTTCTTTGTTTTCTCTTTTCGCAAACGGCTGGAGCTGATAGGGGCTTGTACCGTCCTCGGGCCGCAGAAAGTCTATCCGGGCTGCAGCACGGATGGCGTTCTGGTTAAGCTGCCGCTGCCATGCCCCTTGGCTGGGAGCCCACTTAAAGCCGTTGCTTTTCAGTTCCTGCCTCTGATCGGCATCGGGCTTTTCCTCGAAAATGAGCTGCAAACGGTTTTCAGCCTCGTTGGTTTTTGCCTCGCCTCCGGGGAATGTCCAGCCTGCAAACTCGGAGCGGTTGCTCAGTTCCTCAATGCGCTGGCGCACACGGCGGATGTTGGCGTTGTTGTTGGAAAGCAGATAGGCGGGATACGGCTTGCTTTTGTCCAAGTGCCATGACTGCGCCATATCTGCTTTGAGCTTTTCTGCCTGCTCCGGCGTAAGCTCCGGGCAGCCATCCAGCGTTTTGTGTTTCCGAAAATACGCATTGATCGCCTTCATGGTGGCCTGCTGGGACTCCAGCCCCTCCAGCTTTTTTGTCAGCTTTTCCACGGCCAGATCATCGTCTGCGCTGATCCCGCCCATACCAACAGAGCGGATTTTCTCAAGCAGCTTTGAAATCTCCGCATACTCTCCATAGTTGCGATCCCGGGCGGCGTTCTGCTTGTGCTTTTTTGCCACAGGGAAATTACCGCCCCCGGAGATCAGAATAGAGGGCACCCGGGCATCAATCACATTGCATTCATTCAGATTTTCAGCAAGTTTCCGGGCATAGCGATCCACCAGCGCGTCAATCTTATCATGGTACATGGGATCGACACGCGCTTTCTGGCGTTCCGCCGCTGCATACGCTTCATCGACCATTGCCCGGTAGCCCGCCGTAGCGGAGCCCGGCTGATAGTCGGAAAAGCTGTTCATATCCTTTGCCCGCTTTGCGGCTTCTTCATTGATCGGATAATATTTCGGCATAGTACCTCCTTCCACAAAAGCCGGAACTTTGGGACAAATTGTCCCAAAGCCCCGGCAGCTAAAATGTTGACAGCATCTCACGGAAACAGGGCCAGACATAGAAACATACACCTCCCGCAGAAAAGGGCCTTAAAAAGCCTTGTCATAAGCGGGTTTAGGCTGGCCTAATTGTCAACACATCAGCCCCGTTTTTTCCGCATATATTCCCGCTGCTGTCTGCGGTGTGCCGCCTTTGCACAGGCCGCCGAACAATAGGTTTGCCGTCCATCAGGAGCCACGGCTCTGCCACATACCGGGCAAGCCTTGAAATCCGGCCTTGGCCCCTCTGTCAGCAACGCAGCCTCCAGCGCCGGATCAAGGGGCAGAACTGCCTCGCGGAAGTAGCGGCAATAAGCCCCCGTCCAGCATTTCCCAAACATATAGCACTCGCAATCCAGCGGCAGGCAGCCGCAGTCCCGGTCATAGTTGGCACACCATTTTGACACCAGCCTGCGGATTGCCGCTTTTTCTGTCCGGGTCAGTTCTCGGCCCACAGCATCACCTCCCGTTGCCCGGTGGTTTGAGCTGCTCCCGGTAGCAGAACACGCAGCCGATCCCGCGCCAGTAAGGGCAGCCGTCACAACGGGAGCCCTTCGGCGGCAGGCTGGGCGGCACACCCTTAAAGTAGCTTTTTTCTTTCATAAATCCCTCATAGGGGTTGTTGGTAAATCTCATTCATTATCCTCGCTTTCGGTATCGTCCTCGTCCCAAGGCGGCCCATCGTCCTCGGGATCGTCATAATCAGCCAGTTCCTCACTGTAATCCTCTTCGGGTACAGCAGCTTTTTCATGCTTCGGGCGGTAGATTTTCAAGTACCAGCCTGCACCGCCGCCCAGAACAGCCACTGCCAAAATCAGCAGAAGCGTCCCGGTATTACTTTTCTGCTGGGGCTCGGGTTCCGGCTCCTCCGCAGGTTCCGTCACCGGAGCGGGTTCGGGAGCTGTGCCAGCACACTCGGTCATGTTGACCGCGCAGACCGCGCAATCCGTATGGATGGCTCCGGGCGCACATTTTTCTGTGCAGGAGCAGGCCGGAAGTTCTCCGCCAGCGGCCTCCAGTGCCGCCAGCAGATCGGCTTCATCCACCATGTTCAAAAAGTAGGTGTGATACTGTTCGCCGTCCTCGTCCACAGGCTTGTCATAGTCAATGACAATGTAAAAGGTGTTGCCGCCGCTGGTTTCCACCGTGATGAACTGTTTGTTGGTTGCAGCATCGTAGAGCAGATCGCGGGTCACAAGGTTTCCATCCTCCGAAAAGCCCTCGCCCGGGGTAATGGTAGGCGCTGGCTCCGGGGCCGGAGTTTCTTCCACAACAGGCGGTTCCTCATTCCCACCGTCCGAATAGGCATAGGCCGGGATTGCAAAGCCGCATAAAAGAACGGCGGAACAAAGCCCCGCCGCCAACATACGAAAGTGTTTCATATTCAGTTTTCCTCCTTTTCTTCTTCGGACTTCGGGACACTTTGTCCCAAAGTACCTCCGTCCTTCAGCTTTTCAAACAGCAGCGGGAGCTCCGTAAGGGAAATGCTCATACCGCGCACAATGTCCACGATCTCGCTGTTTTCCGCCTCCAGCTTTTTCTGCTCCAGCTCCTTGAGCCGGGCCTGCTGTTCACTGATTTTGGCCTTGACCTTATCAATCTCGGCCTGAATTTTCATGCTTTTGGTAGTTGCCATTTCAAAACCTCCTGTCACGGTAAACGCCCGTAGGCGTAAAAATGAGATTGCCAGTAGCTTGTATTCAAATTTGCGTAGCCGATGGGATCTCCGCAATGCAGCATTTTCCCGTCGCCGACATAAATCCCGCAATGGCTCACACCCGGCGTGTCATAGGTGCCTTTGAAGAACACCAGATCACCGGGTTTGGGAGAACTGGTCGGCGTACAGATGTTATAGAGCCCCTGGGCTCCCAGCCTGCCCACATTCCAGCCGGAGTGATTGATAACCCACGAAACGTACCCCGAGCAATCAAAGGAAGTGGCGGGAGAACTGCCGCCCCACACATAGGGATAGCCGATGTATTTCTGCGCTTCGGCAAGCATCGCGGCAAAGGTTTCATCGTCCAGATATTCTCCGGGCACTTCGTAATCACCGGGTTTCCCGGTAATATACTTGTTCACATAGGGAGAATCTGGGAACAGATCGGGGCGGTTTCCCAGCGTTGCCATATAGATGGCATACCGTGAAAGCTGCTCCTCGCTCATGACATATACGGGCACATGGGATAAATCAAAGTTCTCCAGCGTGACCGTACAGATGTAATAGTCGTAAGGCACCTGATAGGTGTCCGTATGGGAGTTGCCGTCCGCGTCCGTCCATGTGTCGGTTTCCGTGCGATACCGGGTTTCCACCACTACATCCTCCGTGAGAATGTACTGGCGGTCAAACAGCATTTGCAGCGTTCCCTGTACTTCGTCTATTGTCCATTGCCCCTCATGGAGCGCACACAAAAGAGAAAGCAGCACATAGGGGTCATGTTCGATTTCGTCCAGATCGAAGTGGTATTCGTCATAGTCATGGGTGCTTTCATAGGTGTCCAGATAATGCTGCAAATCATCTTCCAGCGCACAGTAGGCAGCTTCGGCGGCCAGCATATCCCGATCCTCGCAAGGATAGGTGCTGGCCCCTAATGCACCGGCCCCGGCGTTCCCCAGCATAAGCATGGTAGAGGAACAGGACTGCATAGCAAACAGGAGTAACACACAGAGCACCGCAACCACGGCACCTGCGGGATGACTTTTGACAAATTCCACTGCCCGGGCGGTCAGGTGTTCTGTGGCTGTGGCAGTTTTCCCAGCCGCAGCCGCGCCCTGCTTTGCAGCCTCCTTTGCCTGCTTGCGGTATTGCCTGCGAAGCCGTTGCTTTTGCCAGTAGCGGGTAAGGGCATTTTTCGTCAGCTCCGGGTGCTCCTGTGCGGCGGTGTGAAAATG
Proteins encoded:
- a CDS encoding ABC transporter ATP-binding protein; this encodes MFQKVFEYAGPHKKGLYAATAIVLVSVLMGVLPFVLAYQVIAPLVMGESIEASFIILRVVLVLACLVLQALFYGWGLNLSHKAAYDTLLRLRTALQKRFEKLPLGVIQDKGTGTVKKLFVDDVDSLEVLLAHSMPEGIANLMIPIAVYVAMFFVDWKLALLSLASIPISLIAMMTMYSVGMKKMGPYYMAGQKMNNTIIEYINGMEVVKVFNKDADSYERFRKDVSDYRDYTLAWYKAAWPWMAIYSSLLPCTIILTLPVGAWFVLSGWSTLPNLILVLCLSLSIGMPLLKSLGFLPTMPQLNYKISALEQVLDAPELQQTEDAFHGKDDTITYDHVSFAYQTTQPGPDGKPVVIEDEVLHDISFTAKAGQKTALVGESGSGKSTLAKLLIHYYDPQKGSISIGGQKLCDMSLEALNSRISYVAQDQYLFNTSLLENIRLGRLNATDEEVVEAAKKAQCMEFLEKLPQGIHSMAGDAGKMLSGGQRQRISLARAILKDAPIVVLDEATAYADPENEEKMEAAIAELVKGKTLVVIAHKLPAIMNADQICVMDHGKLVATGRHQELIQSCPEYQKLWKAAQDSAEWKVHTAKEGK
- a CDS encoding ABC transporter ATP-binding protein, whose translation is MISFLNFSFRYEESKDFTLRGIDMTVQTGEFILLTGRSGCGKTTLIRSLNGLIPHFYPGEIQGDLLMDGHSLLEMKPSELAGQVGTVFQDPRSQFFMTDTTRELAFGCENLGLPREETIDRIAKAAKELELVNYLNRSIFALSSGEKQQIAIGSVYALGPKVYIFDEPSANLDYAATKRLAEIMGKLKHAGYTIFVVEHRFYYLRDLIDRAFLIQNGKIEHEFTGEQFCSLPEETRISYGLRTAYPERDAEHYQERPHTKDETHRLNVHNLGFAYKKGPDIFQNVSFEAHAGDVIGILGHNGAGKTTLLSILTGLLKQQRGEVCFDGKKLTPRQRRSLSYLVMQDTDYQLFASSVEEELSLGMRDDCKEKVDETLKALELSDYRERHPASLSGGQKQRVTIGAAIVKGSPVIYFDEPTSGLDYDSMVRVSKLIEQLSSSGVIVFVVSHDFEFIVRTCTEVVQLDDDGAIQNQRLSPEILKTLSEKYFT
- a CDS encoding energy-coupling factor transporter transmembrane component T family protein, giving the protein MEEAQIKQIIERQPLHGSALLDPRCKILLLVCIGFVSYFLAGEVVSLALMLVYGLFIALGNGGKWAVKMIVTYIIVAYLNALLRYVQVPVLSVIMSVFGVTVLKLIPIMMMGLWILRTTYMDDLMVALQRMRLPQAVTIPLVVMFRYIPTLRIEYRQIRSTMDIRGISDTVWKRVSHPLATIEYILIPLLMRCLKVTDELAASGTTRGLELECKRYALRPIRFSWPEIVVSLFGILFLVGLLFIDQTKIGEIILWRV
- a CDS encoding MptD family putative ECF transporter S component translates to MKQKLNAKDFILIGVLTALMWIICMVISTIMSVAGPVTNVFYPSVVAIPNGIVMMLLLAKVPKKGVFTICAAIQAILFLLVGAFWFIPIGLVIGGIICDFLVMSRNEITMKSMMAAYALFSAIFAFSAICPIKFLQSAFVGAMEKNNIAPEYIQGMLSITSVPMLVVIVAAGLVGGLIGGFIGQKALKKHFIKAGLVSVK
- a CDS encoding helix-turn-helix domain-containing protein, yielding MTNQYMTKLYHDLLSNSPQTVTIDIPADMGTGQISQVVTKQGAVVSDWKMNYFSDMNVQGVSCEDYIQLLFCFNDGVSWNIADARQSVSIQKGESCIYRGHGKMEYLCYSGKTDFLFKNIKIPMPYFHKILNDYFEDSEIDAYEKKLLTGISKVNITPYMEHIFAEVKDFTQYRGGLGYLFLESKVFELLSVYLSEVLELSILSSSYISISKSDRDSITEAKRIIDSQLAFAPSCEELAKKVNISVSKLTKGFNSLFGTSVHAYIIDQRLEKAAGLLLESDLNVSQIATLVGYSKPSNFAAAFKKKYGVIPKNYKDENTIG
- a CDS encoding helix-turn-helix domain-containing protein, with product MKIERDERRFDFHDIGLAIKRAREASGMTQEQLAYIVDRAPRTIMYNENDGQHPSFNTFYQMVTMFDISVDQYFYPSQNSGSECRKRIDAMLNALDERELKIVEATIQAMKASKETEET
- a CDS encoding relaxase/mobilization nuclease domain-containing protein, whose product is MEDRFTYGLNPEKLGAVSSYLCDPNTAPAEFLLVKSQYLAETGRAVSRGALFFQIRQAFLPREVTAEEANRIGYETAMRWTKGKYQFFVCTHTDKAHIHNHIYFNATAFDRSRKFHNFIGSSFALRRLSDRVCIEHELSVIQNPRQHSKGRFLHYGQWIGEKPPSAKRRVQLAVLAALEKKPTDFADFLRLMEESGFAVKQGRGGVISFLAPGQEKPTRLRASTLGAGFDPEDIKAVIAGERPLPELPEEPTVPPRRVNLIIDIQERMAQGKGPAYERWAKVYNLKHMAAALQYLQEHHLTDYAALTARTEAAVDHFHKLSDELRTTEEALSKTSELMAATVDYAKTRPVFDGYKAARYSKKYLAQHEMELATYRAAKDTMNTILNGAKLPKIEALKKSRRELAGQKKELYAEYRDAQRQMREAVAIKANIDHLLGITDERENKAQER
- a CDS encoding plasmid mobilization protein, whose translation is MTKKRRRPIHLHVMVSEAEQALIQERMAEAGIRNMGAYMRKMALSGYVLHVDLSPVRELVSLQRRCSNNLNQVAIQANTYGAIYPEELATLQRDYAALWGPLSDLLKQLSALVEL
- a CDS encoding defense against restriction DarA-related protein, producing MDKNQGYAILKAVMLENGRGFALGEHPTAPSRYVTWACYDDKDGQRQYEWGHYGNDRTAMEQDFTDRVQDYQRIYNVGLRQTEAPGLYKYYSTQRPVDIGTFPKPPYNKPDEIFNYDQRVPVENGSFLAWGYLTYTRPLTEKQASDYELRPAPDNPDRLRPIAEQMKNAAKLAEADRGPEAPAPQRRQPDRGDR
- a CDS encoding cysteine-rich VLP domain-containing protein codes for the protein MGRELTRTEKAAIRRLVSKWCANYDRDCGCLPLDCECYMFGKCWTGAYCRYFREAVLPLDPALEAALLTEGPRPDFKACPVCGRAVAPDGRQTYCSAACAKAAHRRQQREYMRKKRG